A window of the Salegentibacter mishustinae genome harbors these coding sequences:
- a CDS encoding YgaP family membrane protein: MKNRIVRGVAGSFVLISLLLAVYVNINWLWFTAFVGANLLQSSLTHWCLMDKILEKLGVSDEVKSGQKC, from the coding sequence ATGAAAAATAGAATAGTACGTGGTGTGGCAGGAAGCTTTGTACTTATAAGTCTTCTTTTGGCCGTTTATGTAAATATTAACTGGTTATGGTTTACCGCATTTGTGGGAGCAAATCTTCTTCAATCCTCACTTACCCATTGGTGTCTTATGGATAAAATCCTTGAAAAACTGGGAGTTTCAGATGAAGTAAAGTCCGGTCAAAAATGCTAA
- a CDS encoding rhodanese-like domain-containing protein → MNREEIIRNNEGTIVDVRTHSEFMGGSVSGAVNIPLNEVPHRIDELKEMKAPLILCCASGNRSGQAENFLSRQGINCINGGSWLEVNYLTSETA, encoded by the coding sequence ATGAATAGAGAAGAAATAATTAGAAATAACGAAGGTACAATCGTAGATGTACGTACACATAGCGAATTTATGGGCGGAAGTGTTTCCGGAGCAGTAAACATTCCACTGAATGAAGTTCCACACCGAATAGACGAACTTAAAGAAATGAAAGCACCATTGATCTTATGCTGTGCTTCTGGAAACAGAAGTGGCCAGGCAGAGAATTTCTTAAGTCGGCAGGGCATTAATTGTATTAATGGCGGATCATGGCTTGAAGTTAATTATCTAACATCAGAAACAGCATAA
- a CDS encoding rhodanese-like domain-containing protein: MIAKLKELLGIKPAPNYNELLQEGGMIIDVRTKAEFSNGHIKGSKNIPLQALPSNLNKLKKDKPIITCCASGMRSASAKSMLKSNGFSNVYNGGSWARLNSRIS, encoded by the coding sequence ATGATTGCAAAACTTAAAGAGCTTTTAGGAATAAAACCTGCTCCAAATTACAATGAACTCCTGCAAGAAGGTGGTATGATCATAGATGTGAGAACTAAAGCAGAGTTTTCAAATGGTCATATTAAAGGATCAAAGAATATTCCTCTACAAGCGCTACCTTCGAATCTTAATAAACTAAAAAAAGATAAACCAATAATAACCTGTTGCGCCTCGGGAATGCGAAGCGCTTCAGCAAAAAGTATGTTGAAATCTAACGGATTTTCGAACGTGTACAATGGCGGAAGCTGGGCCAGGCTAAATAGCCGAATTTCCTAA
- a CDS encoding TonB-dependent receptor domain-containing protein: MEKYIYFGLMFLLTFGIKAQEEQKEVKQDSLIVPEELVEIILIGKNSNKHHYENKSLATIETYLEEANSVDFIKRGAYAWEPMIQGMASERSVVTIDGMRIYGACTDKMDPITSYVEISNLSKAEIKKGQAGAENGATIGGAIDLERQKSEYENSGWSGNAQSGIESINEQKILGAALQYTSNKVFADVDLMYRDAENYSAAGNEEILYSQFTKYNFSVVTGYQIEQNKSIEASFIFDEANDVGYPALPMDVSLARAYIGSLEYISNPEDEFYKEWKTKIYYNNVTHIMDDSQRPDVPIRMDMPGWSKTAGMYSKLKGNFENHSWDLSINGHFNNSLAEMTMFPEDPNENDMFMLTWPDVNTIYTGLFAKDQYLINEDFSAEISLGMGVHNNNIQDEFGLESLRIFYPEMEDSKTRFLLNTGAQISYSTHPWTLALGLGYGERAPSVSEAYGFYLFNSFDAFDYIGNPNMANEKSLEMNVSTRYEHKSFSFSVNSAFYHISDYIIGKPDPDLSPMNIGINGVKVYEQLPYAQLWSNDLSINYTFLKDFTAKAKAVYRIGRDNENSNLPLIQPLTFEAGLRYRKNAFYAEAILESATKQFDYSPEFGENQTPAYSVFNLALSQIFYINAQKMILKVGGENLFDEYYSTYSDWNNIPRPGRNLYANVIYNF, from the coding sequence ATGGAAAAATATATATATTTCGGGCTAATGTTTTTATTGACTTTCGGGATAAAAGCCCAGGAAGAGCAAAAAGAAGTAAAGCAAGATAGCCTTATTGTTCCCGAAGAATTAGTAGAAATAATTCTTATTGGTAAGAATTCAAACAAACACCATTACGAAAATAAGTCTCTAGCTACTATTGAAACTTATTTAGAAGAGGCAAATAGCGTTGATTTTATAAAAAGAGGAGCCTATGCCTGGGAACCTATGATACAGGGAATGGCTTCAGAGCGAAGTGTGGTTACCATAGATGGTATGCGGATCTATGGAGCCTGTACCGATAAGATGGATCCGATCACCTCTTATGTAGAAATTTCAAACTTATCGAAAGCTGAAATTAAAAAAGGACAGGCAGGTGCCGAAAATGGTGCTACCATTGGAGGGGCCATAGATTTAGAACGGCAAAAAAGTGAGTATGAAAATTCTGGTTGGAGTGGCAATGCTCAATCGGGCATAGAAAGTATTAACGAACAAAAAATTCTGGGAGCCGCGCTGCAGTACACTTCTAATAAAGTTTTTGCCGATGTTGATTTAATGTATCGAGATGCTGAAAATTATAGCGCCGCAGGGAACGAGGAAATTCTCTATTCACAATTTACAAAATATAATTTTTCAGTGGTTACCGGTTATCAAATTGAACAAAACAAAAGCATAGAAGCTTCTTTTATTTTTGATGAAGCCAATGATGTAGGTTACCCTGCCCTACCTATGGATGTCTCTTTAGCCAGAGCATATATAGGCTCTTTAGAATATATATCTAATCCAGAAGATGAATTTTATAAGGAATGGAAGACCAAAATTTATTATAATAATGTCACTCATATTATGGATGATTCCCAGCGTCCCGATGTACCCATAAGAATGGATATGCCCGGTTGGAGCAAAACTGCCGGAATGTATTCTAAACTAAAGGGAAATTTTGAGAATCATTCCTGGGATCTTTCTATAAACGGCCATTTCAATAATTCTTTAGCTGAAATGACCATGTTCCCTGAAGATCCTAATGAAAATGATATGTTTATGTTAACCTGGCCCGATGTGAACACTATTTACACCGGCTTATTCGCTAAAGATCAATACCTGATCAATGAAGATTTTTCAGCAGAAATCTCACTGGGAATGGGAGTTCATAATAATAACATTCAAGATGAATTTGGCCTGGAAAGTCTACGCATATTTTACCCGGAGATGGAAGATTCAAAAACCCGCTTTTTACTAAATACCGGGGCTCAAATAAGTTACTCTACACATCCGTGGACACTTGCACTGGGACTGGGTTATGGCGAGAGAGCACCTTCGGTTTCTGAAGCTTACGGTTTCTATTTATTCAATAGTTTTGATGCTTTTGACTATATAGGAAACCCGAACATGGCAAACGAAAAATCCCTGGAAATGAATGTATCTACCCGGTACGAACATAAATCTTTTTCATTTAGCGTGAACTCTGCTTTCTATCATATTTCAGATTATATCATAGGAAAACCAGACCCGGACCTATCCCCGATGAATATTGGAATTAATGGAGTTAAGGTTTACGAACAATTACCGTACGCGCAATTATGGAGTAATGACCTAAGTATAAATTATACATTTTTAAAAGATTTTACCGCAAAGGCGAAAGCGGTTTATCGTATAGGTAGGGATAATGAAAATAGCAATTTACCACTTATTCAACCCTTAACTTTTGAAGCAGGATTACGTTATAGAAAGAATGCGTTCTATGCCGAAGCAATACTTGAAAGCGCTACAAAGCAATTTGATTATAGCCCTGAATTTGGAGAAAATCAAACCCCGGCCTATTCAGTATTTAATTTAGCCTTATCCCAAATATTTTATATAAATGCCCAAAAGATGATTTTAAAGGTTGGTGGTGAAAACTTGTTTGATGAATATTACTCAACCTACTCAGATTGGAATAATATTCCGAGACCGGGTAGAAATCTATATGCGAACGTAATTTATAATTTTTAA
- a CDS encoding site-specific integrase, translating into MVHLKAILHPKKLNKTEIIYRLALRVTSFRRRSYFHLGYNIDPKDWDEKAEKVKKSHPKYQHLNRLIRKKYDQLDDIIYEAERNKKQLSAKQITDKIRSNKNNNSFFALAKEHGEDLEKSKKFNRAISDRSKAKIIKDFTKGKDVLFPEIDESFLRRFKVYLKNEKNNSERSVMNSYVFIRLLFNRAIKRGIIDQTFYPFGRGKILIKYPESLKIGLTEEEILKIEQLDLQKHTPLWHTRNIFLFSFYLAGIRITDLLHLKWNDIVDDRLFYRMKKNAKLDSLRLPEKVIEILEFYRTDQRSYADFIFPELKKVGGDETKQKYSVIKSAIKKHNSNLKDIADLAEIDKKITNHIARDSFGNIAGDKVSPQMLQKLYRHSSLSTTIGYQGNFVHASSDQALDEILKFSNGNKIN; encoded by the coding sequence ATGGTTCATCTCAAAGCAATTTTGCATCCTAAAAAGTTAAATAAGACTGAAATAATTTATCGGTTAGCATTAAGAGTAACCAGTTTCCGTAGACGCAGCTATTTTCATCTTGGTTATAATATTGATCCAAAGGATTGGGATGAGAAAGCAGAAAAAGTAAAGAAATCACATCCTAAATACCAGCATTTAAATAGGCTAATCAGGAAAAAATATGATCAACTAGATGATATTATCTATGAAGCAGAGCGTAATAAAAAGCAATTATCTGCAAAGCAAATAACAGATAAGATAAGAAGTAATAAAAATAATAATTCCTTCTTCGCTCTTGCCAAAGAACATGGGGAGGATTTAGAAAAATCAAAAAAATTTAATCGCGCTATTTCCGATCGTTCTAAAGCAAAAATTATTAAAGATTTTACCAAAGGAAAAGATGTCTTATTTCCGGAAATTGATGAAAGTTTTTTAAGGCGATTTAAAGTATATCTTAAAAATGAAAAAAACAACTCAGAAAGGTCTGTAATGAATTCATATGTGTTTATTAGATTGCTATTCAATAGGGCAATTAAAAGAGGCATAATAGACCAAACTTTTTATCCCTTCGGTAGGGGTAAAATACTTATAAAATATCCTGAATCATTAAAAATAGGATTAACAGAAGAAGAAATCCTTAAAATTGAACAATTAGATTTACAAAAACATACTCCCCTTTGGCATACAAGAAACATATTTTTATTCTCTTTCTATTTAGCAGGAATCAGAATAACAGATTTACTTCATCTAAAATGGAATGATATAGTAGATGACAGATTGTTTTATAGAATGAAAAAAAACGCAAAATTAGATTCGCTCCGGCTTCCTGAGAAAGTAATTGAAATTTTGGAGTTCTATCGTACCGATCAGAGATCTTATGCTGATTTTATTTTTCCTGAACTTAAAAAAGTGGGAGGAGATGAAACCAAACAAAAATATAGTGTAATAAAGAGTGCTATAAAAAAACATAATTCTAATCTAAAGGATATAGCTGATCTTGCAGAAATAGATAAAAAAATCACCAATCATATCGCCAGAGATTCTTTTGGAAATATTGCCGGAGATAAGGTGTCCCCACAAATGCTTCAAAAACTATATAGACATAGCAGCTTGAGTACTACAATTGGATATCAGGGTAATTTTGTACACGCTTCCTCAGATCAAGCGCTAGATGAGATTTTAAAATTTTCCAACGGCAATAAGATTAATTAA
- a CDS encoding helix-turn-helix domain-containing protein — protein MNDLQLEDRLMRMEQMLAANKEVLTFDEACLYSGISRSYMYKLTAKNLIPYSKPRGKLIYFEKSKLNAWLLGNQKS, from the coding sequence ATGAATGATTTACAATTAGAAGATCGATTGATGCGTATGGAGCAAATGCTCGCCGCAAACAAGGAAGTACTAACCTTTGATGAAGCCTGCCTGTATTCCGGGATTTCGAGAAGCTATATGTACAAGCTTACCGCTAAAAACCTTATTCCCTATTCCAAACCACGGGGAAAGTTGATTTATTTTGAGAAAAGCAAGTTGAACGCCTGGCTGCTTGGCAACCAAAAATCTTAA
- a CDS encoding P-loop NTPase family protein produces the protein MTSFPLLDIAWQKKASQRTHPPVSKQLFWKLFCNHFPGYQITEENQHIIFSIFRYFLQQSDFNEYGLIKNKPGLDKGLLVYGDYGVGKSTLFDAIHHIGRIILKQTRSTQLWFPQISTVHLLTRYYESQQNKNSNFKLEDYYRGKLYLDDVGKENKAYNREEIIGKLLYERHRRRLKTFVTTNEKPSAISARYGHHIGDRLPEMFNIIKWEGRSWRE, from the coding sequence ATGACTAGTTTTCCTTTACTAGATATTGCATGGCAAAAGAAGGCCTCACAACGCACACACCCTCCAGTTAGCAAACAGCTATTCTGGAAGTTGTTTTGTAATCACTTTCCGGGATATCAAATCACAGAAGAAAACCAGCACATCATCTTTAGTATTTTTCGCTATTTCTTACAACAGTCAGATTTCAATGAATATGGGCTCATAAAAAATAAACCGGGCCTCGATAAAGGTCTATTAGTATATGGCGACTACGGTGTGGGGAAATCCACGCTTTTTGATGCTATTCATCACATTGGAAGAATAATTCTGAAGCAAACCCGAAGTACACAACTTTGGTTCCCCCAGATTTCTACAGTTCATTTACTGACCCGTTATTACGAATCGCAACAGAATAAAAACAGCAATTTTAAACTGGAAGATTATTATCGCGGAAAATTGTACCTGGATGATGTGGGTAAAGAAAACAAGGCTTATAACCGGGAAGAGATTATCGGAAAATTGCTTTATGAAAGACACCGGCGAAGATTAAAAACTTTTGTGACTACCAATGAAAAACCTTCAGCAATATCGGCCCGGTATGGACATCATATTGGAGACCGGTTGCCGGAAATGTTCAATATCATTAAATGGGAAGGTAGAAGTTGGCGAGAATGA
- a CDS encoding BfmA/BtgA family mobilization protein: MEKNKDRKSLFSAISINRITAARFRKFSKNVAPSHSESLDDMMDFFEATKIHPRSPIFRHYIGLYNYVIGRLDFIIALLREHEEKYHKPTYNMLAGLFDKAEKIEAKTRPLEETNIRRLTREEWELEDGKVSQEEYDLLSSARQKDRREFSEILSKIINGINKVEPTFGKPYFKIDIDFTELDILKRRYER, translated from the coding sequence ATGGAAAAAAATAAAGATAGAAAAAGCCTGTTTTCTGCCATTAGTATTAATCGTATCACGGCAGCACGATTTCGTAAGTTTTCAAAAAATGTAGCTCCCTCTCATTCGGAAAGCCTGGATGATATGATGGACTTTTTTGAAGCCACAAAGATTCATCCCAGGAGCCCAATTTTTAGGCACTATATTGGGCTTTATAATTATGTAATTGGTCGATTGGATTTTATTATTGCCCTGCTTAGGGAGCACGAAGAAAAATATCATAAGCCTACCTATAATATGCTTGCAGGACTTTTTGATAAAGCTGAAAAAATAGAGGCTAAAACAAGACCACTGGAGGAAACAAATATTAGAAGATTGACCAGGGAGGAATGGGAGCTGGAGGATGGGAAAGTTTCGCAGGAGGAATACGATTTGCTTAGCAGTGCACGTCAAAAAGATCGAAGGGAGTTTTCAGAAATCTTATCTAAAATTATTAATGGGATAAATAAAGTGGAACCTACCTTTGGCAAGCCTTACTTTAAAATAGATATTGATTTCACCGAACTAGATATTCTTAAAAGACGATATGAAAGATAG
- a CDS encoding RNA polymerase sigma factor yields MLSSKNNRNPDRLLVEQLKVNNEKAFHKIFEKYHPPIFAYSISLLKSKENAEEIVQEVFMKLWMNSEELDPNLSLKSYLFTIARNLSFNHLKKAANSELLKKEIFHKTTSSENSTFDKVVHNEYAIITMEAINRLPEKRKRIYEMSRLEGKSYSDISEELNISVSTVKSQMSSALSSIRNYLQLKTDLTFFILFLIKDLFHF; encoded by the coding sequence ATGCTTTCATCTAAAAATAATCGGAATCCTGATAGGTTACTGGTTGAGCAATTGAAAGTTAACAATGAGAAAGCATTTCATAAAATTTTTGAGAAATATCATCCCCCGATTTTTGCATATAGTATCAGCCTTCTAAAATCTAAAGAGAATGCAGAAGAAATTGTTCAAGAGGTCTTTATGAAACTATGGATGAATTCTGAAGAATTAGATCCAAACCTCTCGTTGAAATCCTATCTTTTTACTATTGCCCGAAACCTGTCCTTCAACCACCTTAAAAAGGCTGCTAATTCTGAATTGCTTAAAAAAGAGATTTTTCATAAAACTACATCTTCTGAAAATTCCACTTTTGATAAAGTCGTGCATAATGAATATGCAATTATTACCATGGAAGCTATTAACCGATTACCTGAAAAACGCAAAAGAATTTATGAGATGTCCCGCTTAGAAGGAAAAAGCTATTCCGATATTAGTGAAGAACTAAATATCTCTGTAAGTACAGTTAAATCTCAAATGTCCAGTGCCCTTTCCTCCATACGAAATTATCTCCAACTAAAAACCGACCTAACCTTCTTCATTCTGTTTTTAATTAAAGATTTATTTCATTTTTAA
- a CDS encoding FecR family protein, with protein sequence MNKPKNIKYLLKKFALNRCSGEEIEQIIAYYRDAKIPTEDHPGVEEINDLYIKLPELSQSEANKISSRILKQPKRKKSLLKPNKFRWSYATAAALAGIILIGAFFNHIQNPESSQLIISDEQITLEDNNGSIEKLEEGKETLIKDAQGNTIGFMQGDKLIYNTINEKSPQNPEYNTIKVPFGKKFEISLSDGTRIHLNAGTTIRFPVNFSNLKERQVSLSGEAYFDVTKNKEKPFIVNSHGLNTKVYGTEFNVSAYPNEKYTNIVLVEGSVGLYDDLSTGQTMLVPGELGSYEKYHKNIETKKVPTGVYTSWINGELVFRDATLDDILEKLERHFNVTIVNKTSNVSNETFNANFGDQPVEKVLEYLDRIYEINYIIENNKIIIK encoded by the coding sequence ATGAATAAACCTAAAAACATAAAGTACCTCCTCAAAAAATTTGCACTTAACCGTTGTTCTGGTGAAGAAATAGAGCAAATAATTGCCTACTACAGGGATGCTAAAATTCCAACGGAAGATCATCCGGGTGTTGAGGAAATCAATGACCTCTATATCAAACTCCCCGAATTAAGCCAGAGTGAAGCCAACAAAATTTCTTCCAGAATTTTGAAACAACCAAAGAGAAAGAAATCCCTCCTAAAACCTAATAAATTCCGATGGTCTTATGCCACCGCAGCTGCCTTGGCAGGAATTATCCTTATTGGAGCATTTTTTAACCACATCCAAAATCCCGAATCTAGTCAATTGATTATTTCTGATGAACAGATTACTCTTGAAGATAATAATGGTAGCATCGAGAAATTAGAAGAAGGTAAAGAAACCTTAATCAAAGATGCTCAGGGTAATACTATAGGCTTCATGCAAGGGGATAAACTTATTTATAACACAATTAATGAAAAATCTCCTCAAAATCCCGAATACAACACAATTAAAGTTCCTTTTGGTAAAAAATTTGAAATTAGCCTTTCTGATGGTACCCGTATTCACTTAAATGCGGGTACAACCATTAGGTTTCCGGTTAATTTTTCAAACTTGAAAGAAAGACAGGTTTCTCTCTCTGGAGAAGCATATTTTGATGTAACAAAAAACAAAGAAAAACCTTTCATAGTTAATTCCCACGGACTTAACACGAAGGTTTATGGTACTGAATTCAATGTATCGGCCTATCCTAATGAAAAATATACCAATATTGTCCTTGTGGAAGGTTCCGTAGGCCTTTATGATGACCTATCCACCGGACAAACAATGCTTGTACCAGGGGAATTAGGTTCCTATGAAAAATACCATAAAAATATTGAAACCAAAAAAGTACCAACCGGCGTCTACACTTCCTGGATTAATGGAGAGCTGGTTTTTAGGGATGCGACTCTAGATGATATTCTTGAGAAGTTAGAACGTCACTTCAACGTGACCATTGTAAACAAAACCTCAAATGTTTCTAATGAAACCTTTAACGCGAATTTCGGTGATCAACCTGTAGAAAAGGTGCTGGAATATCTGGATAGAATCTATGAGATAAACTACATTATTGAAAACAATAAAATAATTATAAAATAA
- a CDS encoding SusC/RagA family TonB-linked outer membrane protein, with translation MKNLHKKVHFACLFQKFKQPLALFILLFTISSQATTTDFQISLDSKNITVESLIDQIESNTQYRFVYKTADVDLERTVNVKGTNKPINELLEEIFENTYTGFEIIGEQIFLKKSEPVQGSQSQSVGAQSSSEVPQKIVKGLITDEVDQPFPGVTVMIMGTSRGVYSNINGEYTIETKVGDTLMFSHIGYEIRQTPVTGQSTINVRMKQDRAELSEVLITGIFERKAESFTGSAITVTKEELKKKGNANVFQAIQNIDPSIVLADNLNLGSNPNALPDMQIRGTSTFPGEGVGTGLKGNYLRDPNQPLFILNGFEVNVEQIFDLDINRIEKVTVLKDAASKALYGSKAANGVVVIETTQLSGEKVLITYNASVDLELPDLDSYNLTNSLEKLEAERIDGMYIPSNNDPERLSQLQQLYNSRRKLALEGLDTDWMAKPLRNGVGQRHSLSAELGGDDLRILGNIAYRDVQGVMKESFRKNITGSLTASYRLDNFSFRNIMTINSNNAQESPYGLYSDYVKMNPYWRAEEVDGTIPYYAEIGPNGERYTNPLYNSTLDSKITSDYLNFINNFYLEWRIIPAIRATARIGIDVKKNDADEFYPSKHTRFENYYGEDAQRKGSYQVNNGESSYISGDFNVQYSKNIGKHFVFSNLGFNISERKFNEVVHKVEGFPSNRMDNIIFARDYALDSRPSGIEGLSRDIGFLAVGSYVYDNRFLSDITLRTSASSQFGADKKWANFWSLGLGWNIHNENFLEDTKFDELRLRGSLGSTGNQNFNTNESIATYNYFLESLYQGFPGSYVQNMANPFLQWETKFDYNAGLDTKFGNLSLRLDYYESYTENLITSITLPYSTGFSSVKDNLGKVKNSGIEANLSMLLWSQGNNFFSVTGGIATNENKIVELSNAMRSFNERMDEIAADRGNSKPVNKYEDGMSMNAIWAVPSLGIDPSTGEEIYLDRDGNTTYEWSARDMVVVGDANPKYRGNFGFSGEYNGFGISITARYLGGGQMYNQTLVDRVENVDMNYNVDRRVLTGRWLEPGQQALFKRLGTFSADTDGDNVFETFAERTRATSRFVQDRNELDIAAINVYYEFNDNLVDSLNLNRLRLSFNMNEAANFSSVRIERGTDYPFARNMSFSLMATF, from the coding sequence ATGAAAAATCTTCATAAAAAGGTTCATTTTGCCTGCTTATTTCAAAAATTTAAGCAACCATTAGCCTTATTTATTCTTTTATTTACAATTTCTTCCCAAGCAACCACTACCGATTTTCAAATAAGTCTCGATAGCAAAAATATCACTGTTGAAAGTTTAATTGATCAAATTGAGAGTAATACTCAATATCGTTTTGTTTATAAAACCGCTGATGTAGACCTTGAAAGAACAGTGAATGTTAAAGGTACCAATAAACCAATAAATGAACTGTTGGAAGAGATCTTCGAGAATACCTATACCGGATTCGAAATAATTGGAGAACAAATTTTCTTAAAGAAAAGCGAGCCTGTTCAGGGTTCCCAATCGCAAAGTGTTGGCGCACAATCTTCTTCAGAGGTACCACAAAAAATAGTCAAAGGTTTGATAACAGATGAAGTGGATCAACCATTCCCAGGCGTTACAGTAATGATTATGGGGACTAGTAGAGGAGTGTATTCCAATATTAATGGAGAATATACTATAGAAACTAAAGTTGGGGACACATTAATGTTTAGTCATATCGGTTACGAAATCAGACAAACTCCTGTTACAGGTCAATCTACCATTAATGTAAGAATGAAACAGGATAGGGCAGAATTATCTGAAGTACTTATCACTGGTATCTTCGAAAGAAAGGCTGAAAGTTTCACCGGTTCTGCTATTACGGTTACTAAAGAAGAACTGAAGAAAAAGGGAAATGCTAACGTTTTCCAGGCTATACAGAACATTGATCCTTCAATTGTTTTGGCCGATAATTTAAACCTGGGATCAAATCCCAACGCACTTCCGGATATGCAAATACGAGGAACATCTACCTTTCCTGGAGAAGGTGTTGGTACAGGCTTGAAAGGAAATTACCTGAGAGACCCAAATCAACCTCTATTTATTCTTAATGGTTTTGAAGTAAATGTTGAACAGATATTTGATCTGGATATTAATCGAATTGAAAAAGTAACCGTATTAAAAGATGCAGCTTCCAAAGCTCTCTATGGTTCTAAAGCTGCTAATGGAGTTGTGGTAATTGAAACAACTCAGCTTTCTGGCGAAAAAGTTCTGATAACGTATAATGCAAGTGTTGATCTTGAATTACCAGACCTGGACAGTTACAATCTAACCAACTCTCTGGAGAAATTAGAAGCAGAGAGAATCGATGGAATGTATATTCCTAGTAATAACGATCCTGAAAGGTTATCACAACTACAACAACTTTATAATTCACGAAGAAAATTGGCTCTCGAAGGTCTTGATACTGACTGGATGGCAAAACCTTTGAGAAATGGAGTTGGGCAAAGACACTCTCTATCAGCTGAACTAGGTGGAGATGATTTACGTATTCTTGGAAACATTGCCTACCGCGATGTTCAGGGAGTAATGAAAGAGTCTTTCAGAAAAAACATTACGGGTAGCTTAACAGCATCGTACAGATTGGATAATTTCTCCTTTCGCAACATAATGACAATTAATAGTAACAATGCTCAGGAATCTCCTTATGGTTTATATTCTGATTATGTAAAGATGAATCCGTATTGGAGAGCTGAAGAGGTGGATGGTACCATCCCCTATTATGCTGAAATCGGCCCTAATGGGGAACGCTATACCAACCCACTTTATAACTCGACCCTAGATTCTAAAATAACATCAGACTATTTAAACTTTATTAATAACTTTTATTTAGAATGGAGGATTATCCCGGCTATAAGAGCTACTGCAAGAATTGGCATTGATGTTAAGAAAAACGATGCTGATGAATTTTACCCCTCTAAACATACCCGTTTTGAAAATTATTACGGTGAAGACGCTCAAAGAAAAGGTTCTTATCAGGTAAATAATGGAGAAAGTAGTTATATCTCAGGTGATTTCAATGTTCAGTATTCAAAAAATATCGGAAAACATTTTGTTTTTTCAAACCTTGGCTTCAATATAAGTGAAAGAAAATTTAATGAAGTAGTACACAAAGTGGAAGGCTTTCCGAGCAACAGAATGGATAATATTATTTTTGCTCGTGATTATGCATTGGATTCAAGGCCTAGCGGTATTGAAGGATTATCAAGAGATATTGGTTTCCTTGCAGTAGGATCTTATGTTTATGATAACCGCTTTCTCTCTGACATAACTTTAAGAACCAGTGCTTCTTCACAGTTTGGAGCCGATAAAAAATGGGCAAATTTCTGGAGTCTTGGATTAGGTTGGAATATTCATAATGAAAACTTCCTTGAAGACACTAAGTTTGATGAACTGAGATTAAGAGGATCACTAGGATCAACTGGTAACCAGAATTTCAATACTAATGAATCTATAGCCACATATAATTACTTCCTTGAATCTCTTTACCAAGGATTTCCAGGTTCGTATGTTCAAAATATGGCAAATCCTTTCCTTCAATGGGAAACAAAGTTCGATTATAACGCAGGATTGGATACCAAATTCGGAAACCTCTCGCTTAGACTCGACTACTACGAGAGTTATACTGAAAACCTTATTACTTCTATCACCCTACCCTATTCAACAGGATTTAGCAGCGTAAAAGACAATCTTGGTAAGGTAAAAAACAGTGGTATTGAAGCTAATCTATCCATGTTGCTCTGGTCACAGGGTAACAACTTCTTTTCTGTAACTGGTGGTATTGCAACCAACGAAAATAAAATAGTAGAATTGTCTAATGCAATGAGAAGTTTTAATGAAAGAATGGATGAGATAGCCGCCGATAGAGGAAATAGTAAACCGGTTAATAAGTATGAAGATGGAATGTCTATGAATGCTATTTGGGCGGTACCTTCCTTAGGGATTGATCCTTCAACTGGAGAGGAAATTTACCTTGATCGTGATGGTAATACAACTTATGAATGGAGCGCCCGTGATATGGTGGTTGTTGGAGACGCTAATCCTAAATACCGTGGAAATTTTGGGTTCTCCGGAGAATATAACGGTTTTGGAATAAGTATTACCGCTCGATATTTGGGTGGAGGGCAAATGTATAATCAGACTCTTGTAGACCGAGTTGAAAATGTGGATATGAATTACAATGTTGATCGTCGCGTTTTAACCGGTAGATGGTTGGAGCCGGGACAACAAGCCCTGTTTAAGCGCTTAGGTACTTTTTCTGCGGATACCGATGGAGATAATGTATTTGAGACTTTTGCTGAAAGAACCAGAGCAACTTCGAGGTTCGTTCAGGATAGAAATGAATTGGATATAGCAGCAATTAATGTGTATTACGAGTTTAATGATAATCTTGTCGATTCCTTAAATTTAAATCGATTGCGCCTAAGCTTCAACATGAATGAAGCAGCTAATTTCTCTTCGGTTAGAATCGAAAGAGGTACCGACTATCCATTTGCAAGAAATATGTCTTTCTCATTAATGGCAACTTTTTAA